In a single window of the Bradyrhizobium erythrophlei genome:
- a CDS encoding MFS transporter: MSDRPTPKGSWLIVALLFLFMLINFVDKAVIGLAAVPMMKELNLSPSQFGLVGSSFFLLFSLSAVVTGFIVNRVQTRWVLLVMSLAWALTQFPMVGTVGFATVLACRIALGAGEGPAYPVALHATYKWFPNELRTLPTAIVSQGAGVGLMVALPMLNWVIINYSWHWAFAALGIVGLAWTGAWLLLGREGPIVGSAAPTATATPDRVSYARLLCSPTVLSSWCAFFGAYWGLSLAISWQAAFLIKGLGFAQGSVGLLSALPPGISVVVVIAAGWYSQHLLARGVSSRMARGVFGGACVGLGGIALLIMPQMPTIPLKIAMTTIGISLPSVIYVFSHAVVSEVTPVAQRGALLSIGNAVGTSAGLLAPYIMGSVIETAATPLDGFYTGYVICGIIMLIGGIIGMALMHPEREAARWAPELPRQAAIRSA; the protein is encoded by the coding sequence ATGAGCGACCGTCCAACGCCGAAGGGCTCCTGGTTGATCGTCGCCTTGCTGTTTTTGTTCATGCTCATCAACTTCGTCGACAAGGCGGTGATCGGGCTTGCCGCAGTCCCGATGATGAAGGAGTTGAATCTCAGCCCGAGCCAATTCGGGCTTGTCGGCTCGAGCTTCTTCTTGCTGTTTTCGCTCTCGGCGGTCGTCACCGGCTTTATCGTCAATCGGGTGCAGACGCGCTGGGTGTTGCTGGTCATGAGCCTCGCCTGGGCATTGACCCAGTTTCCGATGGTCGGCACGGTGGGATTCGCGACGGTGCTCGCCTGCCGGATCGCCCTCGGCGCCGGCGAGGGGCCGGCCTATCCGGTCGCGCTGCACGCGACCTACAAGTGGTTTCCCAACGAGCTGCGAACGCTTCCCACCGCCATCGTGTCGCAGGGCGCGGGGGTCGGCCTGATGGTGGCGTTACCCATGCTTAATTGGGTCATCATCAACTACTCCTGGCACTGGGCTTTCGCGGCGCTGGGCATCGTTGGGCTCGCCTGGACGGGGGCGTGGTTGCTGCTTGGCCGGGAAGGTCCGATCGTAGGGTCGGCAGCGCCAACCGCGACGGCGACGCCGGATCGCGTATCCTATGCGCGGCTCTTGTGCAGCCCGACCGTGCTGTCGAGCTGGTGCGCGTTTTTCGGAGCTTATTGGGGTCTGTCACTGGCCATCTCCTGGCAGGCGGCATTTCTGATCAAAGGGCTGGGCTTTGCGCAGGGATCTGTTGGCCTGTTGAGCGCCCTGCCACCGGGCATCAGTGTGGTCGTGGTGATCGCCGCCGGCTGGTACTCACAGCACCTACTTGCTCGCGGGGTGTCGAGCCGGATGGCGCGCGGCGTGTTCGGCGGCGCCTGCGTCGGACTTGGCGGCATCGCGTTGCTCATCATGCCGCAGATGCCAACCATCCCCCTCAAGATCGCCATGACGACCATCGGAATCTCGCTGCCGTCGGTCATCTACGTGTTCAGCCACGCCGTGGTCAGCGAGGTCACCCCGGTCGCTCAGCGCGGCGCTCTGCTTTCCATCGGCAACGCGGTCGGCACATCGGCCGGGCTGCTGGCGCCCTACATCATGGGCAGCGTCATCGAGACAGCGGCCACGCCGCTTGACGGCTTCTACACCGGCTACGTCATTTGTGGGATCATCATGCTGATCGGCGGCATTATCGGTATGGCGCTGATGCACCCCGAGCGGGAGGCGGCGCGGTGGGCGCCCGAACTACCCAGGCAAGCCGCCATCAGGTCGGCTTGA
- a CDS encoding RidA family protein, translating into MSKPSKEFINPTTLIAPAAAVYSHIAKVRRGTIVYISGQVPSDASGKIIGEGEFEAQVEQVFANLKIAVEAAGGVMADIVKLNYFLAAEVDQVDVPKMRPIRDRYLNVAKPPASTFVVVSRLMRPGWLIEIEAVAAIDD; encoded by the coding sequence ATGTCGAAGCCGTCGAAGGAATTCATTAACCCGACGACCCTGATAGCGCCGGCCGCGGCCGTGTATTCGCACATCGCCAAGGTCCGTCGCGGAACGATCGTCTATATTTCCGGCCAGGTCCCGAGCGACGCGTCCGGCAAGATCATTGGCGAGGGCGAATTCGAGGCACAGGTTGAGCAGGTCTTTGCCAATCTCAAGATTGCAGTCGAAGCCGCCGGCGGCGTGATGGCCGATATCGTCAAGCTGAATTACTTCCTCGCCGCCGAGGTCGATCAGGTCGACGTGCCGAAAATGCGCCCGATACGCGACCGCTATCTCAACGTTGCCAAGCCGCCGGCCAGTACGTTTGTTGTCGTGAGCCGCCTGATGCGGCCGGGGTGGCTGATCGAGATCGAGGCGGTTGCCGCAATCGACGACTGA
- a CDS encoding GntP family permease: MTTVSGLLGILIGLGLLIWFAFRGWSVLLLAPLAALIAAMFSREPLLAHWTQTFMLSAAGFLAQFFPLFLLGALFGKLMEDSGSVAAIASFMTRRLGPQRAVLAVVLAGAIVTYGGVSLFVAFFVLAPMAQELFRAAGIPRRLMPAAIVLGTSTFTMSALPGTPSIQNAIPMPFFGTTPFAAPGLGILASLIMLAFGLWWLNREEATAKRNGESFGDGAPMPAERLATDEKLRERTTTAREFDPAEITHGETTDAPPPAMLAALPLIVVIAVNLAMSLFILPALDTRFLAEARWGETSLAAVGGVWAVITALACAIVAVIAVNFRRLPALRATMDAGANASVLPAMSVASLVGFGAVVAAMPAFGVVRDAVLGIGGGPLVSLAVATNVLAALTGSASGGLTIALDALGATYMSRAAEIGLNPELLHRVAVIGSGTLDSLPHNGAVVTLLAVCGSTHRDSYRDIVVVGIIGALVALAAVIALGSLVGSF; the protein is encoded by the coding sequence GTGACGACTGTGTCAGGGCTACTCGGAATCCTGATCGGGCTCGGCCTGCTGATCTGGTTCGCCTTCAGGGGCTGGAGCGTACTGCTGCTGGCGCCGCTCGCCGCTTTGATCGCGGCGATGTTCTCCCGCGAGCCGCTGCTCGCCCACTGGACCCAGACCTTCATGCTCAGCGCGGCAGGCTTTCTGGCGCAATTCTTTCCGCTGTTTCTGCTTGGTGCGCTGTTCGGCAAACTGATGGAGGACAGCGGCTCGGTCGCCGCGATCGCGAGCTTTATGACACGGCGGCTCGGCCCGCAGCGGGCGGTGCTGGCGGTGGTGCTGGCCGGCGCGATCGTCACCTATGGCGGCGTCAGTTTGTTCGTCGCCTTCTTCGTATTGGCGCCGATGGCACAGGAGCTGTTTCGTGCGGCTGGCATCCCGCGGCGTCTGATGCCGGCCGCAATTGTCCTCGGCACCTCGACCTTCACCATGTCGGCGCTGCCCGGGACGCCGTCGATCCAGAACGCGATCCCGATGCCGTTCTTTGGCACTACGCCCTTTGCGGCGCCCGGCCTCGGTATTCTTGCATCGCTGATCATGCTCGCCTTCGGCCTGTGGTGGCTCAATCGCGAAGAGGCGACCGCAAAGAGGAACGGCGAAAGCTTCGGCGACGGCGCGCCGATGCCGGCCGAACGTCTCGCGACCGACGAAAAGTTGCGTGAACGCACCACCACCGCGCGTGAGTTCGATCCGGCAGAGATCACGCACGGCGAGACGACCGACGCGCCGCCTCCGGCCATGCTCGCCGCGCTGCCCCTCATCGTGGTGATTGCCGTCAATCTGGCGATGTCGTTGTTCATCCTGCCGGCACTCGACACGCGCTTTCTCGCGGAAGCTCGCTGGGGCGAGACGTCACTCGCAGCTGTCGGTGGCGTGTGGGCTGTGATCACCGCGCTTGCCTGCGCGATCGTCGCCGTGATCGCGGTCAATTTTCGCCGACTGCCGGCTCTGCGCGCCACCATGGATGCCGGCGCCAATGCTTCGGTGCTGCCGGCGATGAGCGTGGCGAGCCTGGTCGGCTTCGGCGCCGTGGTGGCGGCGATGCCTGCTTTCGGCGTGGTACGCGACGCAGTACTCGGCATTGGGGGCGGTCCGTTGGTATCGCTGGCAGTCGCCACCAACGTTCTCGCAGCCCTTACCGGCTCAGCATCGGGTGGGCTGACCATCGCGCTCGACGCGCTCGGGGCGACATACATGTCGCGCGCGGCGGAGATAGGGCTCAATCCGGAGCTGCTCCATCGCGTGGCAGTGATCGGTTCGGGCACACTCGATAGCCTGCCGCACAATGGCGCGGTGGTCACTTTGCTTGCGGTCTGCGGATCGACGCACCGGGACAGCTATCGCGATATCGTGGTGGTCGGTATCATCGGCGCCCTTGTAGCGCTCGCCGCCGTCATCGCGCTCGGCTCCCTGGTGGGTTCGTTCTGA
- a CDS encoding K(+)-transporting ATPase subunit F, with protein sequence MVFDYSLAALVAAGLLCYLIFALLRPERF encoded by the coding sequence ATGGTTTTCGATTATTCACTTGCCGCCCTCGTCGCTGCCGGCTTGCTATGTTACTTGATCTTCGCCCTGCTGCGGCCTGAGCGGTTTTAG
- a CDS encoding LysR family transcriptional regulator, which translates to MERSVPGPAAKRPPKRAGALPEVNSRQLAAVLAIAEYRSFIAAAAYLGISQPALTLTIKRLEQTLGLPLFLRTTRQVTITAAGREFVAMAERVFNDLKLSMRSLRELTEQQRGQVIVTSLIPVRMSDVIAEYGRRFPGVEIQLREGFQDDVRDDVRSGLADFGVGDIGDLPDSHLTESLGVEELWVVLRDDHPLARLRQIEFGALKDVALVSYRVGSTTRRLIDAAATAAGFTLRHVVTVGLPLTLMNLVGRGVGVAVGPARPWPPGGHPNLVSRPLVRPRLSSEIGIMRLRDRELSPAAAGLLALARERLRIHRSR; encoded by the coding sequence ATGGAGCGCTCCGTACCCGGCCCCGCCGCTAAAAGACCGCCAAAGCGCGCCGGCGCACTGCCCGAGGTGAATTCGCGCCAACTCGCCGCGGTGCTGGCGATCGCGGAATATCGCAGCTTCATCGCCGCCGCCGCGTATCTCGGGATATCGCAACCGGCGCTCACGCTGACCATCAAACGGCTCGAACAGACGCTCGGGCTGCCGCTGTTCCTGCGCACCACGCGCCAGGTCACGATCACCGCGGCCGGTCGCGAATTCGTCGCGATGGCTGAGCGCGTGTTCAACGACCTGAAACTCAGCATGCGAAGCCTGCGCGAACTGACCGAGCAGCAGCGCGGTCAGGTCATCGTGACCAGCTTGATTCCGGTTCGAATGAGTGACGTGATCGCCGAGTACGGGCGGCGCTTTCCCGGCGTCGAGATCCAGCTGCGCGAAGGCTTCCAGGATGACGTCAGGGACGACGTGCGAAGCGGCCTTGCGGATTTCGGGGTCGGCGATATCGGCGATCTGCCCGACTCGCATCTGACGGAAAGCCTTGGCGTTGAGGAACTATGGGTCGTCCTGCGCGATGACCATCCGCTGGCGCGCCTGCGGCAGATCGAGTTCGGCGCGCTCAAGGACGTTGCGCTGGTGTCGTACCGGGTCGGTTCGACGACGCGGCGCCTCATCGACGCCGCAGCGACCGCCGCCGGTTTCACGTTACGCCATGTCGTGACGGTCGGTTTGCCGCTCACCCTGATGAACCTGGTGGGCCGCGGCGTCGGTGTCGCGGTCGGCCCTGCTCGTCCCTGGCCCCCGGGGGGCCATCCGAACCTTGTGTCGCGTCCGCTGGTGCGCCCGCGGCTTTCCAGCGAGATCGGCATCATGCGCCTGCGCGACCGCGAGCTGTCGCCAGCTGCCGCCGGTCTACTGGCGCTCGCTCGCGAGCGGCTGCGGATCCATCGGTCTCGATAG
- a CDS encoding glutathione S-transferase family protein, protein MATPEIIGSMRSTYTRVACMVCEEKGIEYVLTERPLHAPEILAIHPLGKMPVLRHGDVELFESKAIATYLDRSFPAPYVFPSDPRRAALTEQWVSLVNTVMDRTLIRTYLYTYIAPKTGDGEPDREAIEAVMPALREQIGVLDKAVAKSGYLVDDQFTFADINLLPILYRVQQFPEGAEALAAAHHLAGYYDRHAARPSFKRTTPPPGPPARVKPG, encoded by the coding sequence ATGGCGACACCGGAAATCATCGGTTCTATGCGGTCGACCTACACGCGCGTCGCGTGCATGGTCTGCGAGGAGAAGGGGATCGAGTACGTGCTCACGGAGAGGCCGCTGCACGCGCCGGAGATTCTCGCTATCCATCCCCTGGGCAAAATGCCGGTGCTGCGCCACGGCGATGTCGAGCTCTTCGAATCGAAGGCCATCGCAACTTATCTCGATCGCAGCTTTCCGGCTCCGTATGTCTTCCCATCCGATCCTCGCCGCGCCGCGCTCACCGAGCAATGGGTCTCGCTCGTCAACACGGTGATGGATCGCACCCTGATCCGGACATATCTCTACACGTATATTGCCCCCAAGACCGGCGATGGAGAGCCTGACCGAGAGGCGATCGAAGCCGTTATGCCGGCTCTGCGCGAGCAGATCGGGGTTCTCGATAAGGCGGTCGCCAAGAGCGGCTATCTTGTCGACGATCAATTCACTTTCGCTGACATCAACCTGCTGCCGATCCTCTATCGTGTCCAGCAATTCCCCGAGGGCGCGGAGGCTCTCGCCGCCGCGCACCATCTCGCCGGTTACTACGACCGGCACGCGGCACGGCCAAGCTTCAAGCGTACCACTCCGCCCCCCGGCCCCCCGGCCCGGGTGAAGCCTGGTTAG